Genomic segment of Corynebacterium urealyticum DSM 7109:
GTTCGATGGTTCTCAGTCGCTGTCCGGGCGCAAGTTCCGGCAGGGTGGGGGGAATGTACGTTCGAATACCTCCGGGCAGGGGAGGGCCTTCACTCCTAACCTGGTGCAGCAGCGCCGCTTTGCCCACCCAGTTGCAAGTGCTCGCGTTGACCGGCCCGCTACGGCACAGCCTTCCGCGCTTCGCCGCGGAGTGGACATCGCCAGCCGGGTGGCTACCTCTCGCGGCGGGGTCCTGTTGAGCGGGATTGCCCTGGTTCTCAGTCTGGGACTGTCCCCGTTGGTGATGGGCCACGATAGCGAGGAGCCGACTTCTGCCACCGCCGTGGCTGCGTCCGAGGTCGAGTCAGCCGCGGTGGCGGACTAGCAGTCCGCCATTGCGACAGGGCACGCTAGCGCGCTGGACAACGTCGCGCTGCTGGATCACATCGCCGTGGCGCATTTGGAACTCAGCGCCGTGGCGCTTTTTCTGAGCGCTGGGCATAAACTAGTGGCGTGCTGTGCCCAAGTTGTCGCTGTGAAGATTCCCGTGTTGTGGACTCCCGGGTCGTCGAGGGCGGAATCGCTATCCGCCGCCGCCGGGAGTGCCTGCAATGCCTTACCCGGTTCACCACCATGGAACGCTCCGTCCTTCTCGTGACGAAGCGCAATGGGGTGACGGAGGAGTTCAGCCGCGAGAAGGTCATCAAGGGTGTGAAACAAGCCTGCCAGGGACGCGATGTGTCAGACGATGACCTCAAGCTGCTCGCCCACGAGGTTGAGCAGAGCGTCCGGGCGGACTATGGATCCCAGGTCAACGCCCACGATATTGGCCTAGCGATCCTGCCTCCGCTGCGCCGACTCGACGAAGTCGCCTATCTGCGCTTCGCGTCTGTGTATAAGTCCTTCAGTTCTTCTGAGGATTTCGAGGCAGAGATTGCATTGTTGCGCCGGCAGCACCAGGGCAACGCCCCGAGCTCGGGCAGCTAAGAACCCTGCCCATAGCGTTGTCCCCTTCGCTCGCGCCGGCCGTCCGGGCGTGGGCTAGCGGATCTGGCCAGCGGCCTTGCGAACCCGCTGCAGGGACGCGCTGCGGGCAGTGCCCAAGTGTTGGGCAAAAAGAGCCACCATGAGCTCCTCGATTAGCCAACGCAGATCCTTGACCTGGGGTGAGGCCTGTCGGGCGCTGGGCAGTCGCTCCACCGTCTGCTGATAAATCTTCATCGCTTCCGCCAGCTCCTCCGCCAGCTCCGCTTCGCGATCAGGATCTCGCTCCAACAGTGTCAGCCTCTCCTTCATTGCCTCGACATACCGAGGGACGTGCCGAAGGCGCTGGATGCCCCACGTCACCAGGCTATGGTCCGCAGCGTACAACTGCACTTGCTTCTTCATCTCCGCAATCGCAGGGCCATCCCAGTTCTCGAGCTCTGTAGAGATGTCCTGGATCGCCAGTGCTGCAGGGGCAAACGCCACAAGGATCTGTCGCACCAACCCGGGCGCCTGCTGACGCGCCGTCTGGCAGGCCCGTTCACACTCGTCAGGGGTTCTAATCACTGGGCCGATCTTCTCCAAAAGCTGGCGGCACGCCGCGGTACGCGCGTCGTCAACCAACGCTTCAACGCCGCCGTTCGGATAGTTTTCCAGCGCCACACGCTGGCGCAACGGCAGTCCCTTGAGCATCTGACCAGTGGACAGCGGAGTGGCCTCGGCCATCAGCCCCAACACCGTAGAGAACTGCTGTGCCTTTGCAGCCTGCTCGGTGGGGAAAGCCTTGAGCTCGAAACGCGCGCTCCGGTGGCCTGTCTTGCCAGCCGAGAAGCTGACAACCAGCGCGGGGAAAGCGTTCACGGCCTGGCCATCGACGACCGTTTCGATGGACTCGGGAATATCGCCGATGCTGTCGGCAGACCACTCGTCAGCGTGCTGCAGCACGCCGCCCACACCGGCCCCGCCCTGAGCCTTCTTCTGCTTTCCGCCAGCACCACGGCCCTTGTTGCCCGCTGCGCCCCTCTGGTGCACCTTGGCATCCAGCGGGCTGGCAGCCGTGGAGCCCTGGCCACCACGCAGAGAACGAGCACTTGCCGCCGCAATTGCCTGGCGGACATCGCCGGCCAGCTCTCGCTGGAGAGCCACGATGTCCCGGCCGGTGCGTACCACATTGCCGCGGCGGTCAATAACCGCAAAGTTCATGCGCAGGTGGTCGGGTACCTTGGCCCAGACAAAGTCGGTGGAATTGATGCCCCGACCGCCCAACGAGCGCAGCGCATCGGCCAGCGACTCATCGATCGCCCCATCGTAAGGAGTGATGAGCTCCAACGCCCGTGCTGCGAAATCCGTCGCCGGTACCACCGACTTACGGATCGCCTTGGGCAGTGAACGGATGAGCGCCACCGCTAGCTCTTGACGCATGCCCGGAACCAACCACTGCGTGATTTCCGGGTCAATGTTTGCCAGCAGGGGGAGTGGAACCTGCATGGTGATGCCGTCGCGCGGGTCGGTGGGGTCGAAGACATACTCCAGGTCGAACTCCAGGCTGCCCTGCCTCCAGGTGTCCGGAAACTCGTTGGCCTGCGCAGCTCCTTCATGCGAATCAATGAGCGCGTCAAGCGAAAAATCCAGCAGATCCGGCTTCTTGTGCCGAGCCTTCTTCCACCAGGAATCAAAGTGCCGGCTGGAGATGATATCTGCGGGCAGGCGGGCGTCGTAAAAAGAAAACAAGGCATCGTCGTCGATCACGATGTCTCGGCGACGGGCCTTATCCTCCAGCTTCTCGGCCTGCTCCAGCAGCTCCTGATTGTGGCGGTAGAACTTGTGGCGCGTCTCCCAATCGCCTTCGACCAGTGCCTTGCGGATGAACATATCCCGCGCCAGCTCTGGGTCAATCCGGCCCAGATTGACGCGGCGTTCCGTGACGATGGGGAGACCAAGCAACAGGGCCTTCTCGTAGACCAACGCCGCACCCCGCTTCGAGGACCAGTGTGGTTCCGAGTGGGTGTACTTCACCATGTGCGGTGCGATTGATTCCACCCACTCCGGGCGGATTGGGCCCACTGTGCGGGCGAAGATTCGGGACGTCTCCACCAGTTCCGCGGCCATGATCCACTGTGGTGGCTTTTTCGCCACATGGGAGCTCGGGTGCACCACAAAGTGGGAGTTGCGGGGGCCCGTGAATTGGCGGCTTTCGCCCTCCCGCATACCGATGTGGCTGATCAACCCGGACAGCAGGGCGCGGTGGACATCATCCTCGGCGATTGGCTCGCCGTCGAAGGTCAGCTGCCGGACATGCTGAATATTCGGCACGGACCAGCGCAGTTCCTTGGCGATATTGAGCAGTTGGCGAACCAGGTCAGCCCACTCCAGGACGCGCAGATAGTGGATGAACTCCCGCTGGCAGAGCTTGCGGAACTGGTTGCCGCTGAGCTCGGCGCGCTGCTGTTGCAGGTAGCTCCACAGCTTCAGCGTGGAGATGAAGTCCGAGTTCGCCTTGAAACGCGCGTGGAGCTCATCGGCCTGTTGCTGCTTCTCCAAGGGCCGTTCCCGGACGTCCTGGATGGATAGTGCAGCGACGATGACGGTGACCTGGTCCAGGATGTTCAAGCGGTGGGCGGCTACCATCATGCGCGCCAAGCGGGGGTCGGTTGGGATGCGGGACATGTCGTGGCCCACATCCGTCAACGCATGTCGGTCGCCGCCGGCGATGGCGCCCAGCTCACTAAGCAGTGCCACGCCATCGCGCACCGCGCGGGAGTCTGGGGCCTGCAGGAAGGGGAACTTCTGGATGTCTCCGAGTCCCAGCGCGAGCATAGCCAGGATCACGCTGGCAAGGTGGGTGCGCAGAATTTCGGGATCGGTGAACTCCGGTCGGGCCTCGAAATTTTCTTCCGAATACAGCCGGATCGCAATACCGTCGGCGACACGGCCGCAACGGCCCGAACGCTGCTTCGCGGAGGCCTGGCTGATCTCCTCCACCGGCAGGCGCTGCACCTTCGTGCGGTTGGAGTAGCGGGAGATGCGCGCATAGCCGGTATCCACGACGAAGCGGATGCCCGGCACTGTCAGGGAAGTCTCGGCAATATTCGTGGCGAGCACGATTCGGCGGCGTTGGCCAGGGTTGAACACGCGGTGCTGTTCGGCGTTCGACAGTCGCCCGAACAGGGGAAGGATATCCACGCGCGCCCCGCGCCGGTCGCGGTTCAAATGCTTATCCAGCGCCTCGGCGGCGTCCCGGATCTCGCGCTCCCCGGAGAAGAAACACAGAATGTCGCCGCTACCGAAGCTCCATAGCTCGTCGACGGCCTCGATCAGCCCGTCCAGCGGATCCATGACATGGGTTGTGATCTCCCCGCTGTCCGGGTCGGTATAGCTTCGCTCCAGCGGGCGGTACAGCACCCCAACCGGGTAAGTGCGGCCCGATACCTCGACGATCGGTGCGGGCGTGCCGTCGGCGCTGGCGAAGTGCTCCGCGAAGCTTTCCGGGTCAATCGTTGCGGAGGTGATGATCAGCTTGAGATCCGGGCGCTTTGGCAGCAGATTCTTCAGATACCCCAGCAGGAAGTCGATGTTCAGGCTGCGCTCGTGAGCCTCATCGATGATGATCGTGTCGTACTCGCGGAGTAGCCGGTCGCGCTGAATCTCGTTGAGCAGCACACCGTCGGTCATGAGCTTGACTGCGGTGTTCTCGCTAGTCTTATCGTCGAAGCGGATCTTGTAACCGACCAGGGAATCCGGCTTATCCGTGCTTGAGCCGAGCTCCTCTGCGATTCGGTCTGCCACGCTGCGGGCCGCGATGCGCCGGGGCTGGGTATGCCCGATGCGCTGTCGCTTGCCGCGGCCAAGGTTCAGGCACATCTTCGGGATCTGCGTGGTTTTACCGGAACCAGTCTCACCGGCGATGATGACAACTTGGTTTTCAGCGATAGCCTTTTCGATATCCGACTGGCGTTCCGAGACGGGCAGTTCGGTGGGGAAGTGGATCCGGGGGAAGACTCGGTCCTTCTTTGGCAGAGTGACCGGGGCTGTGCGTTCCCGGCGCTGTTGGCCGTTGCGTCCCCGACGGCGTTGCTTGCCCCCGCGGCTGCGGTGGCGTCCGTTGCTGGCACGCCGCGAAGGCTGCTGCGGTGAATTTTGAGTGCTCTTATCGCTATTTTCCCTGCTCATTAGGGCTCCAGCTTAACAATACTGTGACTGTCAGCTGTAGCCGGGAGCCATTCATAGCTTTTGGCTAAAACCACCCGGCCAGCTCGCGTAGGATAAAGCATCAGCATTGTTGAAACATTGATAGGTAGCTGTGACCCACAAAGAGTATCGGCCGACCATTGCGCAGGTCCGGACCTTCGCGACGATCGCGGAACACGGCCACTTCGGCACCGCCGCGGCGCACCTGGGCATTTCCCAGCCCTCGCTCTCGCAGGCACTCGCGACCCTCGAGCAGGGGCTCGGAGTGCAGCTGATCGAGCGCTCCACCCGAAAAGTCATCGTGACGCCGATGGGGCGGTCGCTGTTGCCTTTTGCCCACGCCACCCTGGAGAGCGTGGACGCGCTCGTCGATCATGCCAACTCTGTGAAAGGCGGGCTGGGGAGCGCACTGGTGGTGGGGATGATTCCGACGATCGCGCCATTCCTTCTTCCGGATTTCTTGCGCGCCCTCGACGAGCCACAGGCTGGGGATACTCCCCGCATCGTGGAGGAGAAGACCCACCACCTGGTCGATGCCCTCCGGCAAGGGCGTATCGACGTCGCAGTCCTGGGCCTTCCCTTTGAGGACGCCGGGCTGACCACGATTCCCCTCTACGACGAGGAGTTCGTGGTGGTCGTCCCGGAAGGCCACCCGATGGCCGGACGCCGTGATCTGCGGGTCACCGACCTCGAAAAGCTTGACCTTCTGCTCCTCGATGAGGGGCACTGCTTGCGGGACCAGGTGATGGACCTGTGCCGCAGGGTGAATATGAGCCATGATCCCCGGCTGGCGGTGACCCGGGCAACGAGTCTGTCCACCGTGGTGCATCTCGTGGCCGCCGGGCAGGGTGCGACTCTCGTCCCGCTGAGCGCGGTGCCCAGTGAGTGCCAGCGCCCGGGCATCGGCCTGGCGACCTTTGACCCCGAGGAGAAGGCGGCGGGTCGCACCGTGGGGATTGCCTACCGCTCCAGCAGCGTGCGCACCGAGGATTACGAAGAGCTTGGGCGGGTCCTCTCCGAGGCGTATGAGGTGGTACAGAAGACTGCTCGAGCGGAGCTGGCCGCTAGCCTTGGTGAATAATCAGGCTCGCTAGCCGTACCTCGCCGGCCTCGTCTGTAGCGGCCAGGTCCACCATGCCTTCGAAGGCCCATCCGTGGTCCTTTTCCGGGTCGTCCAGAATCTGGCGCACGCGCCACTGGCCCGGCGCCCCCTCCGGAGCCTCGTCGATGAGCACCATCGAGTTGGAACGGGCGTCGGCGTCGACCCCCAGGTCCGCATACTCCTCGAAGTAGTCGTCCATGGCGGCCGGCCAATCGGGTGTTTCCTCCAAGTAGGAGTCCAGTTCTGCCAGCTGATCCTCTTTCTCGAAGGCGAAGAGTTCGACGTGGCGGAACATGTGGTTGCGCACCATGCGCCGCAGTGCTCGCTTGTTGGCCGAGAGAGCGGAACTATCGGTGACCCCGAAGGCGTGTTCCGTGACCTGCTCCTCAGTGAGCGGGGCATCAGGGTCGGAGAGGGTGGCCCACTCGTCCAATAGGGAGGAGTCCACCTGGCGGATGAGCTCGCCTAGCCACTCGATGATGTCCTCGAGCTCCTCCGTGCGGTAGCTCTGTGGCACCGAATGATCCAGGGTGCGCCACGCGTCGGTGAGGTAGCGCAGCACCACGCCCTCGGAACGCCCCAGCTGGTAGGTCGCGATGAGGTCCGAGAAAGTCATGCCCTTTTCGATCATGTCCCGCAGAACTGACTTCGGGGAGATGTCGAAGTCCTTCGCCCAAGGGTTGGATTCGCAGAAGATCTCGAAGGCATTGTCGAGGGAATCGGCCAGCGGCTGCGGATAGGTGACGTCCTCGAGGATGTTCATCCGCTCGGTGTAGTCCACGCCTTCCGCCTTGAGCGCGGCGAGCTCCTCATCGCGGGCCGCGCGCTGCTGGCCGCTGAGAACCTGGCGGGGATCGTCGAGGACCGCCTCGAAGGTGGAAATCACGTCCAGGGTGAATTCTGGGGACTCCGGGTCGAGCAGGTCCAGGGCAGCCAGCGCGAACGGGGCTAGAGGTTGGTTGAGTGCGAAGTCGCGCTGCAATTCCTGGGTCAGGCGGGCGTCCTTACCGGATGGCGTGTCCGCATCGAATTCCTCGACCACCTCAGAACGGAGAAGGCCACGGTAGAGCTCAATCGTGGTGCGGATATGCGCGTTCTGCTTCGCGCGTGTTTCGTGGCTGCTGCGGAGCAACCGCTTCAGGGCAGCGAAGGTCCATTCATCGCGGGCGATGATGTTCAGCAGCATCGAGTTGCTCATCGTGAACTGGCTGACCAGCTCCTCTGGCTCCGCGGTGAGCAGGCGTTCGTACGTGCTCTCGGACCAGGTGGTTCGGCCCTGTGGTGCGGATTTCTTGCGCAGCCGCTTGAGTTTCTTCGGGTCCGTTCCGGCCCGCTGGCGGAGCCGGAAGTTCTCGATCTCGTGTTCCGGTGCCTGGACGACGACGGTGCCTTCCGTGTCGTAGCCCGCGCGTCCCGCCCGTCCGGCAATCTGGTGGAACTCCCGCGACTTCAGGATGCGGTGGCGTTCGCCGTCGAACTTGGCTAGCTCCGTCATGAGTACCGAGCGGATCGGGACGTTGATTCCCACGCCCAGGGTGTCGGTGCCACAAATGACGGTCAGTAGGCCCTGCTGGGCAAGCTGCTCCACCAGGCGCCGGTATTTCGGCAGCAGGCCGGCGTGGTGGACACCAATCCCGCGGCGCAGCAGCTTGGACAGGGTTTTGCCGAAGTTAGTGGTGAACTTGAAATTTCCGATGGCTTCCGCGATCGCCTTCTTCTTCTCCTCGCCGACCAAGCTCAGGCTCGTCAGGGCCTGAGCGCGCTCAATGGCCTCGCGCTGGGTGAAGTGCACGACGTAGACCGGGGCTTTGCCGTCCTTGACCAGCTCTTCGATGGTCTCGTGCACCGGGGTGTAGACGTAGTCGAAGCTCAGCGGCACCGGTCGCACCGAGCCTGCGACGTGGGTGCAGGGCCTGCCGGTGCGGTCGGTCAGGTCATTCTCAAGCCACGTGGTGTCGCCCAGGGTGGCGCTCATCAGCAGGAACTGGGCGTGGGGCAGTTCTAGGAGGGGGACCTGCCAAGCCCAGCCGCGGTCGGGTTCGGAGTAGTAGTGGAACTCGTCCATGACCACTTGGTCGACCTGTGCATTCTTGCCGTCGCGAAGGGCGATATTGGCGAGGATCTCGGCGGTGGCACAGATGATGGGGGCGCCGCCGTTGACGGTGGCATCACCGGTCATCATGCCGACGTTTTCTGGACCGAAGGTCGCGCACAGGTCGAAGAACTTTTCGCTGACCAGCGCCTTGATTGGGGCAGTGTAGAAACTGCGCTGCCCGCGTGCCAGTGCCACGAAGTGGGCAGCCAAAGCCACCATGGACTTTCCGGAGCCCGTGGGGGTCGCCAGGATGACGTGATCCTGGGCGACCAGCGCTGTGGCGGCCTCCTTCTGCGCCTCGTAGAGGCTGATCCCACGATCTTCCGTCCACCGCAGGAACGACGCCAAGACGGCGTCGTCGACGAGTCCTTCAGGGACCTCGTCGAGGTCGGGGAGTAGGTCGGCCAGCTGGGCAGCGATTCCCACTACTGTGTGTCTCCTTCACCGTCGTCGTGTGGGTCGTTGCTATCGCCGGGCTTCTTCGGATCCTCCCCATCTGCCTCGGAATCGGTATCCGCCGCGTCATTCATCCGGGCTAGGAATGCCTCGAACTCGGCGCCCAGCTCCTCGCCAGTGGGGATGTCCTGTCCTGGTTCGAGCAACGAACTCTTCTTCTTTTGAAGCCTACGGACTTCCTTGTCGTACTGCTGCTCGAGGGCACCAACGACGGTGGCGATCTCGTGGGAGTCCTGCGTCTGCTGTGCGAGCTGCTGCTGCACCCGGGACATATCCTTCTCGAGCGTCTTCAACGGAAGCTCGCGGTCGGCAAGGTCTGCGAAGGCCTTCAGCAGCGCGTAGCTTGCCTCCGGGTACTCCGAACCGGCGATGTAGTGAGGCACATGGGCGGTAAGCCCAATGGCGTCGAATCCTGCGGCGGACAGCTGCATTTCGGTCTCGAGCGCTGCAGCCCCGGGGACCACCAGCCGTGCGTCCCACGTGTGGTAGTCCCGCACCAGCGACGGTTCCGAGGCATGCGCGGAAACCACCAGCGGGCGGGTGTGCGGCACCGTCATCGGGGCAGAGTAGAAAGAAATCGCTCGGGAGACGTTTGCTCTCTGCGCCAACTCCACGATCGCGTGCCCAAAAGCCTCCCACTTCAGATCCGGCTCAGGGCCGGCGACCAGCAGGAAGGGCCGGTCGTTGACATCCTTGACGATGCGTACGTCCAGGCTGAGCTTGTCGGACTTAGTGATCCGGTTCTCGTCGATCGTGATGCTGGGGCGCCGTGCGCGGTAATCCAGCAGATCATCGAGGTTGAAGCTAGCGACAACCGAGCTTTCCAGTGCCTCCAGGAGATGATTTCCACTGACTGCGATGGCCTGGCCCGCATCGGCATAGCCCTGGAGAGCGATGAGCATCGGAATACCTTCGTCCGGAGAATCCGCCTCTAGCGGGACGGGGTATTCCATTTCGTACATGGCGTTCCGGGGACGGCGACCAAAAGAATTATCCTGAGGCATCGTCTTCGCGCTCCCTTCCTTAACAACGACAGCGGGCCAGCAGGGCCGGGGCCAGGGTTTCAACCGAGTCCAGGTCAGCGAAAACACGTGGCGGGCACCGACGTGGGGAAGTTATCCACAGTCCCTGCGTGTCCACAGGGTCCTGGCTGTTCTCCTCCGCCGACCAACGCTACTGCGTCGGGGCTGGCCGAGTGATCGAGCACACTTTACTCATGAGATCACATCATTCACGTCATTCTAACCACAACGACCACCGGAATATTCCCCACGAGACCAGCGCCGCGCAGGCCCAGTCATCCGGCAGTAGGCTACGGGGCGCCCGAGAACACAGCGCAGCTCCAACCGGGCAACCCAGCATCTCCTTGGGAGCCGACCCCGGGGCTCTTTTGGCGGGTCTGCCGGCCATGCTCGGCTTCACACCGCACGACTCCCTGGTGCTCATCGGCCTCCAGCCGGCCAGCAAGGACAGGTCGCCTCGGGATAGCAGCCCGGGCACCCGGGCCGCCATACACCGCACCGTCACCTTTCAGGTAGGCCCCGTCGTGAGAGCAGACTTGGGCGGAGATAGCACCGGGGAGGCCATCGAGACCTTCTGTGCCGCCCTGGGCGCGCCCATCTTGGACACCGTGCCGACGGACCAATGCCCGCAAGCGATCATCCTCGTTATCGGCGACACCCCGGCCCGTGGCGTCGACGTGTTCACGGACACACGAACTCAACTCGCTCTGGCAGGAATCCCGGTGTACACCAGCCACTGGGCCCAGGAGATCGCAGATCATCAAAAGTGGGCGACATACGACCTCCACACACAACTATGGGTGGATGAGGGCACCATCCCGGTACAGAGTGCCAACCCAGTAGTTCTCCACGCGGGGGTGACCAACGCCCTGAACTTCGCAGCCCGCGAGGACATGGAATGCTGGCTGGACGAACAGGACCCACCCTTGGCAGGACATCTGAACCCGCAGTGCCTGGACGCCGCCCTCAACCAGTTGTTGGCAAAAACAGAAGAGATACTCGATGGACTCACCACGGTGGAGGACGCAATGGCGGACCAGCAGCTCCTCGGCGTGATCGCTGGGCTCTGTGCAGACCCGCGCAGTCAGGCCTTTGTTATCACCGCATCAATCGGCATGCCCTCGCCCGTAATCCGGTCACTTCTCGCGGCCACCGCTCGCCACTGTGTCGGCGACGTGAGAAGCAACGTGCTCTACGTGCTTACACAGGTACTCGTCGGGAATGGGGAAGGGGTAGTCGCGTTCCACACCGCGCGCCGGGCAGTCTGCGAAGCGACCAGCGCTAGGGGATGGAAGGATAATCAGGTGCTCGTCATAGCCCTGAAAACCGGCCTCGCGCTCCAAATCGTCAAGGATAAGGTCGCAATCGCCACAGAGGTCCTGAACGGGAAGAACCCCCACGAAGACATCTCGGGCGACACGAGGAAAATATTCACGCGGGTACTCGACTGGGATGCGGTAGGGCACCTTCGCCTCCTCGACAGCGAGGGGCGCGAGCTTGAGAACCCCTAAGGACGGGGAGCGGAGTGGGCCGCGTCACCCAGCGCGGAAGTAAACCGCCAAGCGTCCGACACCACCGTCGTCAGGTCCGAGAGTTTCGGCTCCCAACCCAGTTCAGCGATGGCCTTCGCACTCGAGGCGATGAGCACTGCAGGGTCACCGGCGCGCCGAGGAGCCTCGATTGCAGGGATCTCTGCTCCGGTGACCTCCCGGCAGGTGTCGATGACCTCCCGGACGCTGAACCCATCACCGCTACCGAGATTGAAGATCCGGTGCTCGCCGGCCACGTTGGAGGTTGCGGCCAGCACGTGGGCGTCCGCGAGGTCCTTGATATGGATGTAGTCGCGCACCGCGGTGCCGTCCTTGGTAGGCCAATCGGAGCCGAAGATACTGATCGACTCACGGTGCCCCAGAGCGACCTGCAGGACGATGGGGATCAGGTGGGTCTCCACCTCGCGGTTTTCACCGAACTGCTGATAGGCACCCGCGACGTTGAAGTAGCGCAGGCTCGTTGCCGCCAGATCGTAGGCCTTGGCGTAGGAGGTGAGCATGTAGTCGATCGTCAGCTTCGAGGCACCGTAGGGGTTCGTCGGGGCCGTGGGCATATCCTCCGTGATCGGCACCTGTTCCGGTTCGCCGTAGCAGGCGGCGGTGGAGGAGAAGACGATGTTCTTCACACCCGCTTCGCGCATCGCGTCCAGCAGTGTGAGGGTCGTGACGACATTGTGGTGCCAGTAGGCATCCGGCTGCTCCACGGATTCGCCCACGAGCGATCGAGCAGCAAAGTGAAACACGGCGGCGAAATCGCCATCCGCCAAAACCTCGCTGGCCACATCGGCAATGTCTCCTTCCACAAAGTTCGCCTTGGGGTGGATCGCGGACCGATTGCCGGTGCTCAGATTATCCACGACGGTGACGTGGAACCCATTTTCGATGAGGACAGCGGTGCACACGCTGCCCACGTAGCCCGCGCCACCGGTGACGAGGACGTTGCTGCCAGGTTCAATTGCGTTGTGTTCAGTCACTGTGGGGGCTTTCTTCAATAGAAGGAACGCGAGGTGTGAGGGGCCGCCGGACCCCAAAAATGGTTAAACGTCTGAGACGCTGCGGACGCGGACAGCGTGCGCCAACTCGCTGGGGATGGCGACCTCGGCAGAGCCGATACGCAGAATAAGGTGATCCTCAGCCGGAATCACAGTGACCGTGACACCCGGGAGAATGCCAGCCTTGCGCAGCCGCTTCATCAACGAGCCCTCGACCTGGACAATCTCGTTGAAGCTGGCGACCACGGCCTCATGCTCCTCACCGGCGGCAAGGTCGGCGGCACGAACCGAATTCGGATCCTCCGCCACCGCCGTCTGGGAAAAATCCGTGCTGTCCGCTGCCTGCTCGGTGAGGAAATTCAGCCCCGGGATAGGGTTGCCGAAGGGGGAGGTGTCGTGCTCATCGAGAACCTCGACCAGGCGCTGTTCGACCTCGTCACTCATGACGTGCTCCCACCGGCAGGCTTCGTCGTGGACCTTGTCCCACGGCAGCCCGATGACGTCGGTCAACAGACGCTCCGCGAGGCGGTGCTTGCGCATGACAGCGGTCGCGAGTGCCCGGCCCTCAGCGGAGAGCTTCAGGGAGCGGTCCTTCTCAACAGAGAGCAGACCATCGCGCTCCATGCGGGCCACCGTCTGGCTTACCGTCGGGCCGGACTGCTCAAGCCGTTCGGCGATCCGGGCGCGCAGCGGCGGGATGCCCTCTTCCTCGAGCTCGTAAATCGTCCGGAGGTACATCTCCGTTGTGTCTACTAGATCGCGCACCCTACTGGCCCTTTCTCACCTTTCGAGCTGATGGAAGCCTCGA
This window contains:
- the nrdR gene encoding transcriptional regulator NrdR; translated protein: MLCPSCRCEDSRVVDSRVVEGGIAIRRRRECLQCLTRFTTMERSVLLVTKRNGVTEEFSREKVIKGVKQACQGRDVSDDDLKLLAHEVEQSVRADYGSQVNAHDIGLAILPPLRRLDEVAYLRFASVYKSFSSSEDFEAEIALLRRQHQGNAPSSGS
- the hrpA gene encoding ATP-dependent RNA helicase HrpA, producing MSRENSDKSTQNSPQQPSRRASNGRHRSRGGKQRRRGRNGQQRRERTAPVTLPKKDRVFPRIHFPTELPVSERQSDIEKAIAENQVVIIAGETGSGKTTQIPKMCLNLGRGKRQRIGHTQPRRIAARSVADRIAEELGSSTDKPDSLVGYKIRFDDKTSENTAVKLMTDGVLLNEIQRDRLLREYDTIIIDEAHERSLNIDFLLGYLKNLLPKRPDLKLIITSATIDPESFAEHFASADGTPAPIVEVSGRTYPVGVLYRPLERSYTDPDSGEITTHVMDPLDGLIEAVDELWSFGSGDILCFFSGEREIRDAAEALDKHLNRDRRGARVDILPLFGRLSNAEQHRVFNPGQRRRIVLATNIAETSLTVPGIRFVVDTGYARISRYSNRTKVQRLPVEEISQASAKQRSGRCGRVADGIAIRLYSEENFEARPEFTDPEILRTHLASVILAMLALGLGDIQKFPFLQAPDSRAVRDGVALLSELGAIAGGDRHALTDVGHDMSRIPTDPRLARMMVAAHRLNILDQVTVIVAALSIQDVRERPLEKQQQADELHARFKANSDFISTLKLWSYLQQQRAELSGNQFRKLCQREFIHYLRVLEWADLVRQLLNIAKELRWSVPNIQHVRQLTFDGEPIAEDDVHRALLSGLISHIGMREGESRQFTGPRNSHFVVHPSSHVAKKPPQWIMAAELVETSRIFARTVGPIRPEWVESIAPHMVKYTHSEPHWSSKRGAALVYEKALLLGLPIVTERRVNLGRIDPELARDMFIRKALVEGDWETRHKFYRHNQELLEQAEKLEDKARRRDIVIDDDALFSFYDARLPADIISSRHFDSWWKKARHKKPDLLDFSLDALIDSHEGAAQANEFPDTWRQGSLEFDLEYVFDPTDPRDGITMQVPLPLLANIDPEITQWLVPGMRQELAVALIRSLPKAIRKSVVPATDFAARALELITPYDGAIDESLADALRSLGGRGINSTDFVWAKVPDHLRMNFAVIDRRGNVVRTGRDIVALQRELAGDVRQAIAAASARSLRGGQGSTAASPLDAKVHQRGAAGNKGRGAGGKQKKAQGGAGVGGVLQHADEWSADSIGDIPESIETVVDGQAVNAFPALVVSFSAGKTGHRSARFELKAFPTEQAAKAQQFSTVLGLMAEATPLSTGQMLKGLPLRQRVALENYPNGGVEALVDDARTAACRQLLEKIGPVIRTPDECERACQTARQQAPGLVRQILVAFAPAALAIQDISTELENWDGPAIAEMKKQVQLYAADHSLVTWGIQRLRHVPRYVEAMKERLTLLERDPDREAELAEELAEAMKIYQQTVERLPSARQASPQVKDLRWLIEELMVALFAQHLGTARSASLQRVRKAAGQIR
- a CDS encoding hydrogen peroxide-inducible genes activator, translated to MTHKEYRPTIAQVRTFATIAEHGHFGTAAAHLGISQPSLSQALATLEQGLGVQLIERSTRKVIVTPMGRSLLPFAHATLESVDALVDHANSVKGGLGSALVVGMIPTIAPFLLPDFLRALDEPQAGDTPRIVEEKTHHLVDALRQGRIDVAVLGLPFEDAGLTTIPLYDEEFVVVVPEGHPMAGRRDLRVTDLEKLDLLLLDEGHCLRDQVMDLCRRVNMSHDPRLAVTRATSLSTVVHLVAAGQGATLVPLSAVPSECQRPGIGLATFDPEEKAAGRTVGIAYRSSSVRTEDYEELGRVLSEAYEVVQKTARAELAASLGE
- a CDS encoding DEAD/DEAH box helicase; amino-acid sequence: MGIAAQLADLLPDLDEVPEGLVDDAVLASFLRWTEDRGISLYEAQKEAATALVAQDHVILATPTGSGKSMVALAAHFVALARGQRSFYTAPIKALVSEKFFDLCATFGPENVGMMTGDATVNGGAPIICATAEILANIALRDGKNAQVDQVVMDEFHYYSEPDRGWAWQVPLLELPHAQFLLMSATLGDTTWLENDLTDRTGRPCTHVAGSVRPVPLSFDYVYTPVHETIEELVKDGKAPVYVVHFTQREAIERAQALTSLSLVGEEKKKAIAEAIGNFKFTTNFGKTLSKLLRRGIGVHHAGLLPKYRRLVEQLAQQGLLTVICGTDTLGVGINVPIRSVLMTELAKFDGERHRILKSREFHQIAGRAGRAGYDTEGTVVVQAPEHEIENFRLRQRAGTDPKKLKRLRKKSAPQGRTTWSESTYERLLTAEPEELVSQFTMSNSMLLNIIARDEWTFAALKRLLRSSHETRAKQNAHIRTTIELYRGLLRSEVVEEFDADTPSGKDARLTQELQRDFALNQPLAPFALAALDLLDPESPEFTLDVISTFEAVLDDPRQVLSGQQRAARDEELAALKAEGVDYTERMNILEDVTYPQPLADSLDNAFEIFCESNPWAKDFDISPKSVLRDMIEKGMTFSDLIATYQLGRSEGVVLRYLTDAWRTLDHSVPQSYRTEELEDIIEWLGELIRQVDSSLLDEWATLSDPDAPLTEEQVTEHAFGVTDSSALSANKRALRRMVRNHMFRHVELFAFEKEDQLAELDSYLEETPDWPAAMDDYFEEYADLGVDADARSNSMVLIDEAPEGAPGQWRVRQILDDPEKDHGWAFEGMVDLAATDEAGEVRLASLIIHQG